The Vitis riparia cultivar Riparia Gloire de Montpellier isolate 1030 chromosome 3, EGFV_Vit.rip_1.0, whole genome shotgun sequence genome includes a region encoding these proteins:
- the LOC117911419 gene encoding transcription initiation factor TFIID subunit 4b-like isoform X1, producing MEQMKHKADADSQQQQIHNSEELNQLQFQHKQPLNNQKQGQGEKNPLQFSQSTWIQNSEKNPGQSRELHKMQSSDSQCLYQKLWTSGHQQTNRNQGCMSEIKVPFAPLLDYIRPQLDDKKAAQIQMFFNKLKKNDISNASFLRYAKNIVGNQMMREALANIQFQIGQRPPSYSYQAPISAIQFQTDSSASTRESYAKDFTEVEHPSGLQRMQIHQTCQSSLITVNKERKLPADPFRGLNKQQHVNIAQTSSLTTSREVGSQEHRSDAPEPVDKTAAPLQLSASLGSSSLGAVQAGQQDERTPETSQCKSSLEHPRAVLAADASIVPTSSATHSMTLKLDSTFLTSSAATSFGATAKANRTLKRPLGQGKPIQAFLTPFPSSSKRIKVTATSPTPIIEELNDVTAISEINLREEEEHLFSGDKEECQASKPVPRVIEQEKRLTLQKSAVQKKLAQIISKCGIGSMSNDVESCLSSSVEEIMQGLIRNMIRLSKQRVDFEKTRHHAIVTSDVENKILMMNLKVKDDLKLHKAEGETEGDADIDKDVGFLKTSKANEMKRLTDSRVQRKAANAAARVAVGGDDLTLRWQVMAKKAQQKSDGAFGKSFVVQQSKDMKHMRSPTSGRRVGDSQELHAKGTKSRVGENQSARPQSKVVRSVSIKDLLATLEREPQMAKSALTQRLRERIHSDGTAN from the exons ATGGAGCAGATGAAACATAAAGCTGATGCTGATAGTCAACAGCAACAAATTCATAACTCAGAGGAGCTTAATCAGCTCCAATTCCAACACAAGCAGCCACTTAATAATCAGAAACAGGGTCAGGGAGAAAAAAATCCTCTCCAGTTCTCTCAAAGCACTTGGATTCAAAATTCTGAAAAAAATCCTGGTCAATCCAGAGAGCTTCACAAAATGCAGTCTTCAGATAGCCAGTGCCTATATCAAAAGTTATGGACAAGTGGTCATCAACAGACAAACAGAAACCAGGGTTGTATGAGTGAAATTAAAGTGCCATTTGCTCCTTTGCTTGATTACATTCGACCCCAACTCGACGATAAAAAAGCCGCACAgattcaaatgtttttcaataaGTTGAAG AAAAATGATATCAGTAATGCGAGCTTTCTCCGGTATGCAAAGAATATTGTGGGGAATCAGATGATGAGGGAGGCATTGGCCAACATACAATTTCAG ATTGGACAGCGGCCTCCTTCATACTCATATCAGGCTCCCATTTCTGCAATTCAATTCCAGACTGACTCAAGTGCTTCAACCAGAGAAAGCTATGCAAAGGATTTCACAGAAGTGGAACACCCATCAGGTTTGCAGAGGATGCAGATACACCAAACATGCCAATCCAGCCTGATTACTGTCAATAAAGAAAGGAAGCTCCCTGCAGATCCATTCAGAGGACTTAACAAGCAGCAACACGTGAACATTGCACAAACTTCCTCCCTCACTACCAGCAGAGAAGTTG GTAGTCAAGAGCACAGAAGTGATGCACCTGAACCAGTTGATAAGACTGCTGCACCATTGCAGCTCTCAGCTTCACTGGGTTCATCTTCTTTGGGTGCTGTACAGGCTGGCCAGCAAGATGAAAGAACACCAGAAACATCACAGTGTAAATCTTCATTGGAGCATCCTAGAGCAGTTTTAGCAGCAGATGCAAGTATTGTGCCTACAAGTTCAGCTACACATTCCATGACTTTAAAACTTGACTCTACTTTTCTG ACCTCATCTGCAGCAACTTCATTTGGGGCAACAGCTAAGGCCAATAGAACCCTGAAGAGACCTCTTGGCCAGGGGAAACCAATTCAAGCATTTTTAACTCCATTTCCATCCTCAAG TAAAAGAATAAAGGTAACTGCAACCTCTCCTACTCCGATCATCGAAGAACTCAATGATGTTACTGCCATAAGTGAAATTAATTTAAGg GAGGAAGAAGAGCACCTGTTTTCTGGGGATAAGGAGGAATGCCAAGCTTCAAAACCAGTACCAAGGGTTAtagaacaagaaaaaaggtTGACTTTGCAGAAATCAGCTGTTCAGAAAAAACTCGCACAAATCA TATCCAAATGCGGAATTGGAAGTATGAGCAATGACGTGGAGAGTTGCCTGTCATCG TCTGTGGAAGAAATAATGCAAGGATTGATAAGAAATATGATCAGATTGTCCAAACAG agagttgattttgagaagACAAGACACCACGCTATCGTAACTTCGGATgttgaaaataagattttaatgaTGAATCTGAAAGTTAAGGATGATCTAAAACTACACAag GCTGAAGGAGAAACGGAGGGTGATGCTGATATAGACAAGGATGTAGGTTTTCTGAAAACATCCAAG gcaaatgaaatgaaaagactAACAGATAGTAGAGTGCAAAGAAAAGCAGCCAATGCTGCTGCCAGGGTAGCTGTTGGGGGAGATGACTTGACATTAAGATGGCAAGTTATGGCTAAGAAGGCCCAGCAGAAGAGTGATGGGGCATTTGGCAAATCATTTGTTGTTCAGCAAAGCAAGGACATGAAGCACATGCGTTCACCAACATCGGGAAGGAGAGTAGGAGATAGTCAAGAATTGCATGCAAAAG GGACCAAAAGCAGAGTGGGAGAGAACCAATCTGCGAGACCACAGTCGAAGGTGGTGCGATCAGTCTCTATCAAGGACCTGTTAGCAACACTGGAAAGAGAACCGCAAATGGCAAAATCAGCTTTAACCCAGCGCTTGCGTGAGAGAATTCATTCTGATGGAACAGCCAACTGA
- the LOC117911419 gene encoding transcription initiation factor TFIID subunit 4b-like isoform X2 gives MMREALANIQFQIGQRPPSYSYQAPISAIQFQTDSSASTRESYAKDFTEVEHPSGLQRMQIHQTCQSSLITVNKERKLPADPFRGLNKQQHVNIAQTSSLTTSREVGSQEHRSDAPEPVDKTAAPLQLSASLGSSSLGAVQAGQQDERTPETSQCKSSLEHPRAVLAADASIVPTSSATHSMTLKLDSTFLTSSAATSFGATAKANRTLKRPLGQGKPIQAFLTPFPSSSKRIKVTATSPTPIIEELNDVTAISEINLREEEEHLFSGDKEECQASKPVPRVIEQEKRLTLQKSAVQKKLAQIISKCGIGSMSNDVESCLSSSVEEIMQGLIRNMIRLSKQRVDFEKTRHHAIVTSDVENKILMMNLKVKDDLKLHKAEGETEGDADIDKDVGFLKTSKANEMKRLTDSRVQRKAANAAARVAVGGDDLTLRWQVMAKKAQQKSDGAFGKSFVVQQSKDMKHMRSPTSGRRVGDSQELHAKGTKSRVGENQSARPQSKVVRSVSIKDLLATLEREPQMAKSALTQRLRERIHSDGTAN, from the exons ATGATGAGGGAGGCATTGGCCAACATACAATTTCAG ATTGGACAGCGGCCTCCTTCATACTCATATCAGGCTCCCATTTCTGCAATTCAATTCCAGACTGACTCAAGTGCTTCAACCAGAGAAAGCTATGCAAAGGATTTCACAGAAGTGGAACACCCATCAGGTTTGCAGAGGATGCAGATACACCAAACATGCCAATCCAGCCTGATTACTGTCAATAAAGAAAGGAAGCTCCCTGCAGATCCATTCAGAGGACTTAACAAGCAGCAACACGTGAACATTGCACAAACTTCCTCCCTCACTACCAGCAGAGAAGTTG GTAGTCAAGAGCACAGAAGTGATGCACCTGAACCAGTTGATAAGACTGCTGCACCATTGCAGCTCTCAGCTTCACTGGGTTCATCTTCTTTGGGTGCTGTACAGGCTGGCCAGCAAGATGAAAGAACACCAGAAACATCACAGTGTAAATCTTCATTGGAGCATCCTAGAGCAGTTTTAGCAGCAGATGCAAGTATTGTGCCTACAAGTTCAGCTACACATTCCATGACTTTAAAACTTGACTCTACTTTTCTG ACCTCATCTGCAGCAACTTCATTTGGGGCAACAGCTAAGGCCAATAGAACCCTGAAGAGACCTCTTGGCCAGGGGAAACCAATTCAAGCATTTTTAACTCCATTTCCATCCTCAAG TAAAAGAATAAAGGTAACTGCAACCTCTCCTACTCCGATCATCGAAGAACTCAATGATGTTACTGCCATAAGTGAAATTAATTTAAGg GAGGAAGAAGAGCACCTGTTTTCTGGGGATAAGGAGGAATGCCAAGCTTCAAAACCAGTACCAAGGGTTAtagaacaagaaaaaaggtTGACTTTGCAGAAATCAGCTGTTCAGAAAAAACTCGCACAAATCA TATCCAAATGCGGAATTGGAAGTATGAGCAATGACGTGGAGAGTTGCCTGTCATCG TCTGTGGAAGAAATAATGCAAGGATTGATAAGAAATATGATCAGATTGTCCAAACAG agagttgattttgagaagACAAGACACCACGCTATCGTAACTTCGGATgttgaaaataagattttaatgaTGAATCTGAAAGTTAAGGATGATCTAAAACTACACAag GCTGAAGGAGAAACGGAGGGTGATGCTGATATAGACAAGGATGTAGGTTTTCTGAAAACATCCAAG gcaaatgaaatgaaaagactAACAGATAGTAGAGTGCAAAGAAAAGCAGCCAATGCTGCTGCCAGGGTAGCTGTTGGGGGAGATGACTTGACATTAAGATGGCAAGTTATGGCTAAGAAGGCCCAGCAGAAGAGTGATGGGGCATTTGGCAAATCATTTGTTGTTCAGCAAAGCAAGGACATGAAGCACATGCGTTCACCAACATCGGGAAGGAGAGTAGGAGATAGTCAAGAATTGCATGCAAAAG GGACCAAAAGCAGAGTGGGAGAGAACCAATCTGCGAGACCACAGTCGAAGGTGGTGCGATCAGTCTCTATCAAGGACCTGTTAGCAACACTGGAAAGAGAACCGCAAATGGCAAAATCAGCTTTAACCCAGCGCTTGCGTGAGAGAATTCATTCTGATGGAACAGCCAACTGA
- the LOC117911322 gene encoding PXMP2/4 family protein 4 translates to MRGVFLKNGLVHRFSQICKSADAKNPFLIARDRDARGSHHYHNFLNKSKESASGAFSIPFSSSSSPSRSRVGFVAWYLGLVQSRPLLTKSVTSSLIYAAADCTSQTISRQSSEPYDFMRTLRMAGYGILILGPSLHFWFNFMSKVLPQRDLITTLKKICLGQTTFGPFMTAIFFSANAAVQGENGSDIIARLKRDLIPTLINGVMYWPLCDFVTFKFIPVHLQPLVSNSFSYLWTIYMTYMASLERADIQ, encoded by the exons ATGAGAGGCGTTTTTCTCAAGAACGGTCTTGTTCATCGTTTTTCTCAGATTTGCAAGTCAGCTGATGCGAAGAACCCATTTCTGATCGCCAGAGATCGTGATGCTAGGGGCAGTCACCATTATCACAATTTCTTGAACAAAAGCAAAGAATCGGCTTCGGGGGCCTTTTCTAttcccttttcttcttcatcatctccTTCTCGATCAAGAGTTGGATTTGTTGCGTGGTATTTGGGGCTGGTCCAGTCACGACCCCTTCTCACCAAAAGTGTCACTTCCTCGCTTATTTACGCTGCTGCGGATTGCACATCCCAG ACAATTTCTCGTCAATCTTCAGAACCATATGATTTTATGAGGACTCTGCGCATGGCTGGATATGGTATACTAATTTTAGGACCATCACTGCATTTTTGGTTCAATTTCATGTCAAAAGTCCTTCCACAGCGGGATCTAATCACTACATTGAAGAAAATATGCCTGGGGCAGACAACCTTTGGACCTTTTATGACTGCTATTTTCTTCTCCGCAAATGCAGCTGTACAAG GTGAAAATGGTTCAGATATCATTGCCCGATTGAAACGAGACTTGATTCCTACACTGATAAATGGTGTTATGTACTGGCCCCTATGTGATTTTGTTACATTCAAATTCATCCCTGTCCATTTACAG CCATTAGTAAGCAATTCATTTTCGTACCTTTGGACGATCTACATGACATACATGGCAAGCCTTGAGAGAGCAGACATCCAGTGA
- the LOC117911807 gene encoding probable polyamine transporter At3g19553, producing MGEEGIASDVKNTGGKTNPKLTLLPLIALIFYEVSGGPFGVEDSVSAGGGPLLSLLGFLIFPLLWSIPEALVTAELATSFPENGGYVIWISAAFGPFWGFQEGFWKWFSGVMDNALYPVLFLDYLKHSFPIFNGLAARIPALLGITFSLTYLNYRGLHIVGFSAVSLAVFSLCPFIVMSILSIPRIRPGQWLVVDFKKVNWRGYFNSMFWNLNYWDKASTLAGEVEDPSRTFPKALLGAVVLVVSSYIIPLLAGTGALRSASSEWKDGYFAEVGMLIGGFWLKWWIQAAAAMSNMGLFEAEMSSDAFQLLGMSEIGMLPAIFASRSKYGTPTISILCSATGVIFLSWMSFQEIVEFLNFLYSIGMLLEFAAFIKLRIKKPDLHRPYKVPLQTFGVIMLCLPPSLLLVLVMCLASIRTFLVSGVVIVLGFFLYPTVVHAKDKKWARFGTEQPAVPSDDILEAHPIMSQLHQEAADEASVSLIPNLSSTKAEQESELLLEEALKVE from the exons ATGGGTGAAGAGGGAATAGCAAGTGATGTCAAGAACACTGGTGGTAAAACAAATCCAAAGCTTACACTCTTGCCCCTTATTGCTTTAATCTTCTATGAGGTTTCTGGGGGGCCTTTTGGTGTGGAAGATTCAGTCAGTGCTGGGGGTGGTCCGCTTCTCTCCTTGCTTGGTTTCTTAATCTTTCCCTTACTTTGGAGCATCCCAGAAGCTCTGGTGACAGCTGAGCTTGCCACAAGCTTTCCTGAGAATGGTGGATATGTCATTTGGATATCAGCAGCCTTTGGACCCTTCTGGGGGTTCCAAGAAGGGTTTTGGAAATGGTTTAGTGGGGTTATGGACAACGCCCTTTACCCGGTATTGTTTCTGGATTACTTGAAACATTCATTTCCAATCTTCAATGGATTGGCAGCCAGAATTCCAGCTCTTCTGGGAATTACATTTTCATTGACTTATTTGAATTATCGAGGCCTACACATTGTTGGGTTTTCAGCAGTTTCTCTTGCAGTTTTTTCTCTTTGCCCTTTTATAGTAATGAGTATTCTTTCAATTCCTAGAATTAGGCCTGGACAGTGGCTAGTTGTAGATTTTAAGAAGGTGAATTGGAGGGGTTACTTCAATAGTATGTTTTGGAATTTGAATTATTGGGATAAGGCTAGCACTCTTGCAGGGGAGGTTGAAGACCCGAGTAGGACTTTCCCAAAGGCTCTTCTTGGGGCTGTGGTGTTGGTGGTTTCTTCATATATAATCCCACTTCTGGCAGGGACAGGAGCTTTGAGGTCTGCGTCTAGTGAATGGAAGGACGGGTATTTTGCAGAAGTTGGGATGCTGATAGGAGGGTTTTGGCTCAAATGGTGGATCCAAGCAGCAGCTGCAATGTCTAACATGGGGTTGTTTGAAGCAGAAATGAGCAGTGATGCCTTCCAGCTTCTTGGGATGAGTGAGATAGGAATGCTTCCAGCTATATTTGCTTCAAg ATCAAAGTATGGAACGCCTACCATTAGCATCTTGTGCTCTGCAACTGGGGTCATTTTCTTATCATGGATGAGCTTTCAGGAAATAGTGGAATTCCTGAATTTCCTATACTCTATAGGAATGCTTCTTGAGTTTGCAGCTTTTATAAAGTTGAGAATAAAGAAGCCAGATCTTCATAGACCTTATAAAGTTCCTCTGCAAACATTTGGCGTGATCATGCTTTGCCTACCTCCTTCATTGTTGCTTGTTCTTGTTATGTGTTTGGCTTCTATAAGGACCTTTCTAGTCAGTGGTGTAGTTATTGTTCTGGGATTCTTCTTATACCCTACTGTTGTTCATGCAAAGGATAAGAAGTGGGCTCGATTTGGTACAGAACAGCCAGCAGTGCCCTCTGATGATATTCTTGAAGCCCATCCAATTATGTCACAACTGCATCAAGAAGCTGCAGATGAGGCTTCTGTTAGCCTTATTCCAAACTTGTCATCTACTAAGGCAGAACAAGAATCTGAACTTTTGTTGGAAGAAGCCTTGAAAGTGGAATGA
- the LOC117911321 gene encoding uncharacterized protein LOC117911321 codes for MVPNQNFTRIDTLELKALIVRRIGRQKAEKYFDQLKRLFSLKLSKREFDKFCLWTIGRENIPLHNRLIGSILKNACLSKVPPLKGRNVGVPKDVKVANGYQRNCLQSLYGDAFPPSPRKGRSQVNRDRRFRDRLSPLGPLGKPQSVACEELASKAQEQQSATELLSLGSRPPGEVVSVEDGEEVEQLAGSPSVQSRSPVRAPFGISMNMGGRKSLCNVSVCNYHPETCHNSGELPDTGSLRSHLERKLEMEGFGVSMDCVNLLNNSLDVFLKRLIEPCLQLVGSRCGNEHLRQLNAQTLPGMNRILPGRYIQKSRKPKYASVLDFRVAMELNPQILGEDWPIQLEKICLHASEE; via the coding sequence ATGGtgccaaatcaaaattttactcGAATTGACACGTTAGAGCTAAAAGCTCTTATTGTTCGAAGGATTGGCCGCCAGAAAGCAGAAAAGTACTTTGATCAGCTGAAAAGATTATTTAGTTTGAAGCTTAGTAAGCGTGAGTTTGATAAGTTTTGCCTCTGGACGATTGGAAGAGAGAATATCCCTCTTCACAATCGACTAATTGGTTCCATTCTTAAGAATGCTTGCCTCTCCAAAGTTCCTCCATTGAAAGGTAGAAATGTGGGTGTGCCCAAAGATGTTAAAGTTGCTAATGGGTATCAGAGAAACTGTCTGCAGTCACTCTATGGAGACGCATTTCCTCCATCCCCTCGCAAGGGCAGGTCTCAAGTCAATCGGGATCGCAGGTTTCGGGACCGCCTGAGTCCTCTTGGGCCATTAGGAAAGCCCCAAAGTGTTGCATGTGAGGAATTGGCTTCCAAGGCACAAGAGCAGCAAAGTGCTACTGAATTGCTTTCTCTTGGTAGCAGACCTCCAGGTGAGGTGGTTTCTGTGGAAGATGGGGAAGAAGTTGAACAATTGGCCGGGAGCCCAAGCGTCCAAAGTAGAAGCCCAGTTAGAGCTCCTTTTGGAATTTCTATGAACATGGGTGGTCGTAAGTCTCTGTGTAATGTATCTGTCTGCAATTATCATCCCGAAACCTGTCATAACAGCGGTGAGCTACCTGATACTGGATCTCTCAGGAGTCATTTGGAGCGGAAGTTGGAGATGGAGGGCTTCGGTGTCTCGATGGACTGTGTTAACCTGTTGAATAATTCATTGGATGTGTTTCTGAAGAGATTAATTGAGCCTTGTCTGCAATTAGTGGGATCCAGATGTGGCAATGAGCACTTGAGACAACTAAATGCCCAAACCTTGCCTGGTATGAATAGGATTTTACCTGGAAGATATATTCAGAAGTCGAGAAAACCCAAATATGCATCCGTGTTGGATTTTCGTGTTGCAATGGAGTTGAATCCCCAGATTCTTGGAGAAGATTGGCCTATACAACTTGAGAAGATTTGCTTGCATGCTTCTGAAGAATGA
- the LOC117911420 gene encoding leucine-rich repeat protein 2-like: MDSSTSVLCFLLPILFSLTSTLSTNSEGNALHALRSRLSDPTNVLQSWDPTLVNPCTWFHVTCDSNNRVIRLDLGNSNISGSLGPELGQLQHLQYLELYRNNFEGKIPKELGNLKNLISMDLYDNKFEGKIPKSIAKLKSLRFLRLNNNKLTGSIPRELATLSNLKVFDVSNNNLCGTIPVDGPFANFPMESFQNNRFSGPELQGLVPYDFGC, encoded by the exons ATGGATTCTTCAACCTCCGTTCTCTGCTTTCTTCTCCCTATCCTCTTCTCTCTCACATCCACCCTCTCTACGAATTCTGAAG GAAATGCGCTACATGCATTGAGAAGCAGGCTTTCGGACCCCACAAACGTGTTGCAGAGCTGGGACCCGACCCTGGTCAATCCCTGCACCTGGTTTCATGTCACCTGCGACTCCAACAATCGTGTCATTCGTCT GGACTTGGGTAATTCCAATATTTCTGGGTCTTTGGGGCCTGAGCTCGGCCAGCTTCAGCATCTGCAGTACCT GGAGCTTTATAGGAACAACTTTGAAGGGAAAATACCCAAGGAGTTGGGTAATTTGAAAAACCTTATTAGCATGGATTTGTATGACAACAAATTTGAAGGGAAAATCCCCAAATCTATTGCCAAATTGAAGTCACTCCGATTTCT GCGTCTCAACAATAACAAGCTGACAGGATCCATCCCCAGGGAGCTAGCCACCCTCTCTAACCTCAAAGTTTT TGATGTTTCAAATAATAACCTGTGCGGAACAATTCCAGTTGATGGCCCCTTTGCTAATTTCCCCATGGAGAG TTTCCAAAACAACAGATTCAGTGGGCCAGAGCTACAAGGACTGGTGCCCTACGACTTTGGATGCTGA